In the Drosophila willistoni isolate 14030-0811.24 chromosome 3R, UCI_dwil_1.1, whole genome shotgun sequence genome, AGCTGACAGTTGGCCGATGACGCGAAGGAGCCGGCTGTTCACCTGGTATTGTGGATGCGATATTTTGCACCGGACCGGCCTCCTCTTTGCCCACAAATATGCGTAATATTTTGAATATGGAATCGTCGGGTGCACCCAGTCGGTGCAGATAAAGCAGCACCGACATGCTCAGTCCAAAAATGAGTGTCTGCCCATGTGGCATTGAACGCACCAAGCCACGTGATTCGGCCATATTCCATAGGGTTTCAGTAGCCACATTTGCCACATACAGGGTCAACAATGGTCGGCGAGCAGGACGCTCTACCAATATGGCTGTGAAGGAGGCCAAAAAGCAAGGCACAAAGGCCACAGTAGAGCAATGATAACGTCCTAACATATTCCTCAGCAGACAGTTGTACAGAATAAAAGTGTACGCATTTGTAACCAGAAAGGCAGAAGATTGCACAATGCCCAGAATAGCACGCCTTAGATCCTCCAGAGTGGGGATGCGATGACGCATTAGCAGCGACAAGGCGTAGACCACAGTGTAGACACGAAGGCAATATGGAGTGGATGATAATAATATGCCAGCGGTGGCATTCACGCATTTATCTGTCCAAGGGTGCTGGAACTGCTGGCAAGTGACAGTCACTAGCTTGCTCTGACCCGTCATGATGATTAAACCTTGTGATCTGTAATGGAAGAGCAAATAATCTGTTTAATGGATTTGTCACAAGGTCGTCGTAAACATTTTCATCGCAGTGCAGAATATGTTGAAGTGCTTAACCTTTAATCTTATCAcaagttattattatttgttattgttcTGCTGTTTACCTTATCGGAGCTTGCACTTTGCTTTTGAAattccaaaacaaaatattgtcAGGCCACACAAAACTGCAAGCACCGATGGCCTGGCTAGAACTAAACGATGGTCTTTGCAAAATAGAACATGGACTAACAACTGGATGGTGTACTTGTATTGCAACTGGAAATTAATTATTGTCTATTGATAAGACAAATGGTCGATTAAAACCCAGTTGCAATTGATTTATGATAATCAGTACAAAGAGCATATCACATTTACAGGGTGTATTCAGTTTCGCTTTCGATTATATGGAAATGTTTTGATAAGGAAGAAACCTAATTTTAAACAACCGCCGTCACCAGTTTATCTTTATTATCCATTCCTGTTTAGATATTAATTGCTACAATGAAATTTgcgtaattttttgtttcttctaaACTTTCTTAATGCAACAAACTATGGCAAAACACCTGTTTCGGCTCTTATTCTAATATATTAATAGATAGAAAATGAATGCAATTAGCATTCTTATTGAATTCAGCTCCCTAGCACAAACTAAAGGTTAACGTTCAGTGTGGGTTGGTCTGCTGATAAGATTTCCACTTCTTGGACACTTCACTTACCCGTAATAATTCACAATCCACTTGACTAGATTTTATTGGCTTATCGCAGAGATTCTTCACGTTGTCTTCGGTTATTATTTGATGTTGAAATTAATTGAAActtgtatatttattattagcaatttaattttttgcgacgttttcgttttgtttcagACGTTTTGACAGCACCAAATTGCATGACTCGCTGCGTTTGATACAATGCTAAGATTTAATTCGATATTTCTCCAGCATCAGTATAATGTCCAACACCAGAGCTTTTGCACTTGTTTTAatgattaaatttaatgatAGCATCAAGAGTCCAATTCCGACAACAACAAGTGGTCGGTAGGTTTAGTTTATGCCATGGCACTATTTTGTGATTTCGATCATATGGTTTTGATATTCGGCCAACTGTAAGCCTGTAGAAACGATTGATATCGAAATGCAAAGGTTTTAAAGACAAATGTTGAGTTGAGTAAACTGTTCTTCGACATTTGAATAGAATACTATGCACCAACTTAattgacaaatttatttattaaaatagttaCGCATAAACTAAGCCAAAATTGTTGCTAAATtggattttgtttgtttacaaaataaatgagTGTGACCGAACTCACGAAACTAGTATTTTCTAGTATATATTCGTTAACAGTGCTGTTAACTTACATTTTGTACTACAGCGTGTCGTAGCAGTCAGCTTTCTACATGATTATGCGCGTGTTGTTTGAAATGCTGAATTAATTAAGATAAGATGACGAAAAataagtgaaattaaaacTCGATTTATATAttagattttaatttttcaatataATCCCAAAGCTACATATTTCGTTGTAAACAAAGTATATTCATGCATTTAAGTTGATTTAGCATTAAAGAATCTATATTGCTTCATCTTCAAACTATCTGctcgtgaaatttaatttcaacttgatgaaaaatttgatttgaaaaaatgCTTACATGATTTGGGATTGCTTTTCACTGGTGGCCCCTCAACCACAACGCTGTTCGTGTCATGTGCTCTccaaaattttcatttgcaaAATGCCGTTTCCGACTAATCAGAGGCCACAATTCGCGGCGCAATCAACTCAATGAAAGCAAAAAGGGAATGTGCGTTGGAGGCACTTGGCTTGGcaaaatgtttgcatttcGAGTACCCCCAGAGCAAGAGACAGAGCGAGACACAGAGAAGACTCTACTGCCAGTGCAATCAATTGGATTTTGGTTGTAGTTCATAAAGCAGCCCCGAGACTCCTCATCTCTCAGACCGATGTCGGTATTTTCATTTGGGCCTGAAACCTAAAGCACTTGCGATGTGGTCGCAAAggatatatacaaatatttcgTCGTTATTGTTTGCTTTCTGGCATTGCCATATACCTGTAGCTTGGGCTTACTTCAGCAAAGCCGTATCGCTTAAGTAGTTCATTTATTCCCATTCAGTGGCATAGCCTGCACAGGCAGAAAATCCTCAAAAAGACTAATTTGAAAAGTATCCTTGAACTCGCCGACAATCTCCTCTTTCTCGCAGTGTGAAAGTTGGAAGGGGGAGGATGGATTTTGTGTTAACTTCAAACCCTGCCTCTGCTatgtttttgctgctgctattgtgTTAGCTGCTTAAGAAAATTGCGGTTCCTTTATGTGATTCCCGCTTTTGGGGCTTAAGCTGGCGGTTGGCATGGAAAACCCCTCGGCATAGGTAAGAGGCGGGGGTGGGTGTTAATATGTAGGTATATGAAAACATACTTTAGCTCTGCGGCAAGGCACTTACTTAATTTATTTGAGGTGATGCAGGTTGTTTGAATAAATCTTTGCTTTTGACATGTCACTTGGCGCTAAATACGTACTTGAACGTAATGGGCAGAGGGCATGGGACAATGAGAGATGTTAACTTGTGTGTGACGCAAAACTTTCCATCCCCACAGGGGGCGCCCCAAGGAGGACATTTGCTCAATTTGGCAATTAGCCCTAAAAACTTGACCAGGTCGAGTTCCAAACATAATTGCTTGTAATTGCGAGAGGCTAGAGTAAAGCTCGATCCGGTCTATGTAGGTGCCCGGAAGCATTTTCAAATCAATTTAGTCAACGAGGCGTGCGTTTAATATGCAGCAAAATATACAAGAAAGGACTCTGACTTCCTGTCcccccactctctctctctctctctctctggttTAGGTGGCCTTTTCACAGAGGGTTAGGCCAAAGTTCATTGGGTTGTTTGTTTTGGGACTAAACTGATGCTGCtgtctgttgctgctgtctaCATTGCATTGTCGTTGATATTAATAGAGATGCCTCAGTTCTAAGACGGTTCATTTATACTTAATACGCTACTGCCTACTGTCCTGCACATTCCCCACAATcgaagtgtgtgtgtgtggttgctCATTTCAAATGTGTTCAATTAAGCGGTAATAAATTGTTCATTTGCTCATTGGTGCGCATGGCCTttacaatagcaacaacaggAATAACGGTAAGGATATCAGAGTAGAGCAGGAGCAGATGTACGACCAGCATCGTTGGCATTGTCGTCGCTGTAATATTTTATTGGTAGCTCGACCTCAATGATTTGGGTACGtctgactgtgtgtgtgtgtgtacaattGATGCATATCCTGCCATTAACAAGCTTTGCATAATATACAattaattttgtataatacgtttattttattaattgccGTACTTTCCATTCCAACAAAGTATTGCCCTACCCAAACCCATTCACAGACATCCAAAAGGTTGTCCATTGATCACTAGAAATTGGTCTGGATTAGTCAGAATCAAATAACCGCAAAGGGCAAAAAGTCAAATGAGTTTTGCTCCCAACTAAAAAAAGCTACAAACTTTAGTCTAAGAACCGCATAGACTTCACATCAAATCGAAACTCTGTGGTTTGGGCGACCCTTTCTTTCCCTGTCCATGTGCACTATACAGGGCGGCTGCCACATCCACACTTCCGCAGCAAATGTGTCAAGTGTCACACATCCAAAAACaattgcacacacacacacagagatagagatagagagagacaaCCACCTACCCACCCACTCAGAAATGTTCCACCATGGACAGCAGAAGTTGCACTTGCAACTGCATTACAGCGTCTAGTTTCCGGGACTCGGGACAACAACTGAAACTGGCATGCCGATATCTGTGATATCTCTATCTTGTCATGCGGATGTTGttacaaaatgtaaaattaaattttataatggATTAAGACACTGTTGTCATTATCTTATTTTGCTTTCCCAATGTTTATTGACTCAGCTTGATTAAAGTTTCCTTTTAGCTTATCTCTCTGTAGATGGATTATATTCCAGTTTAGCtcttaatttgttttcagTAGAAATAAAATATGCATTGCCCTTTACACAAATGCAATTATAATTCTAATCGTTAGAGATTTTCTAATTTCTGAAATCAGATTAAACTAAACTGTCTAAAACAATAGAATAAAGCTGAATTTGAATTACTAAAACTTTAAACTTCTTACTTGCTTGTAACTTGTTCTTGCTTTAAAGGGAagacaataaataaatgtgtTTTCTTTATGCATTAATGAGCTTGGGgcaatgtatgtatattccaAATTCCCCATTCGAAATTCCTAATTCTAATGTTTACCATTTGGAGGTGATTGTTGCTTTTTATAACTTCCCATTTTGACTCTCATTTCTTTTATGCTTTTGTTAGGCAAATGTGTTCTTTTGGGCCTTCAAATCAATTCCCAAAAATCCCACACTAACTTGGTGACTACGAAATTAGTTACTCTGCTTGCTTATAAAAGTTTTCGACTAAAGTTAGACCCACAACCTTTGGTACACAATAAACTTGCcggttatatatgtatgtatatgtatatgtaagtaGGTAAGTGCATCCTGTCTGTATGTGGACGGCACTTGAACATTCGAGAGTTGAAAAGTTTTATGTTGTTGTGTGCTATCCCCATGGGCTACCCCCCCAATGGTTTAATTGTATTTTCACTTGCAAGGATTCactataaaaaagaaagagaaaaaatacaGGTACATGTGGaaatacgtatgtatatggaCTTCCATCAACATTTACCTTGGCATGGCTTGCCTTGCATTCATTCAAGCAATTTCACCTAGTGATAAATGGGCGAATCAGAAAAATGTACACAACGTCTGTGGTTTTTGGCTCTATGCTTTTGTTGTAACGCACCAATCGCAATGGCCTTTGTCTTTCAATATGGCCCAAATCGTTTTCCTTTTCGTTGTATCCGCTATccgcaaaaaccaaaaccaaaaaagaaatcacaAGTATTCGCTTTGTTTGCAGTTTGGTTACCTAGCTGAATCATTGCATACTTTCGCGGGTTCGTCCTTTTACTACTGTCCCTCTAGTCTCTTTCCACGCACACACAGACTGTTCGATCGACATCTCATCTACCTTTGTATACGTACCATACCATATAATTGGGCCAACATGTTTTGTGTGAGTAATTCATGTATTTGGTTCAGTGGATACGTCAAGTGTATTGTGGCAAAAGTTGAAGATTTAATTTACTTCAAGTACGTTGATTTCGATTCTTATTTTGATTCTGATACTGAttcgttttcatttcatttcgtttcccTTGCActtatttaaacatttcaattgcttcttttttttttttgtggtttttgctTCCTTTTTGGGTTGGCAGCTATTATTATGCTTTCAACTTTGGTGGGTGGGACACACAGACCCAATCTTGGCTTGGGAGTGATCTATTGTGCCAAGAATGGGGGCGGGGCATGTTGATTGAGTTTGCCTAGGCATTGTccattttaaatacaaattacatgaaaacaacaattaaatgtGTGCGTGATTGTAACCAAAATCGATATGAAAAAGTCAACATTGAAGTATGTAATTTGAATGCATAATAAATTCTATTCAAGGCCTATAAAAGCTGTTGACAGGCAAGACACATAAATATTAGTACTTTCAACATGCCACAAACGCACATGGATAACTTTCTTAAGTACGCAAATTTCTTCTATAAGGCCGTGGGCATTGAACCGTATGCAAGAAGGACACAAAGTTCCGGTGATGCCCTACGCAAGAGCATCGTTTATTGGGCGAATGTGATCAATCTGAGTGTCATAGTCTTTGGCGAGGTTGTCTATGTGGGTATTGCCTTTGCCTCGAATAGACCCGTTGAGGCCATAATGGTTATGTCTTACATTGGATTCGTGGCGGTTGGCATGAGCAAAATGATTATTGTGTGGTTGAAAAAACCAGATCTCAGCAAAATTATGGACGAGCTGCATGAACTGTATCCTCGTGGAGAGGTTAAACAGAGAGAGTATAAATTAGAGAGATATCTACGCTCCTGCTCTCGCATCAGTCTGACCTTTTCGACACTGTACTCCGTGCTAATCTGGACCTACAATTTGTTTAGCATCATGCAGTTTCTCATCTATGAACTGTGGCTCCAAAGCAGAGTTGTTGGACAGACTTTGCCCTATTTGATGTATACACCGTGGAATTGGGAGGGCAACTGGACCTATTATGTTATGCTCTTCTGTCAAAACTTTGCTGGTTACACCTCGGCGGCGGGTCAGATATCAACAGATCTTTTGCTCGTTGCTGTGGCCACTCAGGTTGTCATGCACTTTGACTATTTGGCAAGGAGCATTGAAGGTCATGAGCTTGCTGGAAATTGGGAGACGGACTCCCGTTTCCTGAGTGACTCTGTGCAATATCACGAGCGTCTCTTCAGCCTGGCTTCGGGTCTAAATGATATCTTTGGTGTGCCATTGCTGCTCAATTTCATGATCTCTTCGTTTGTCATCTGCTTTGTGGGTTTCCAAATGACTGTGGGAGTTCCACCTGACCTAATGGTTAAGCTAGTCTTATTTTTGGTTTCATCGTTGTGTCAAATTTTGTTGATTTGCTACTATGGCCAGCTAATTGCGGATTCTGTGAGTAAATTTCTATCAAATTCTGCTGTAATTTTATACCATTTTGTGTCCCACAGAGTTCTGGCATTTCATGGGCAGCCTACAAACAGAATTGGAACTATGCAGATGTGCGTTACCGTCGGGCTTTAGCCTTCATCATAGCTCGGGCACAAAAACCAGCATATCTAAGAGCCACCATATTCATGAGGATAACCATGGGCACCATGACTGATGTGGGTTTTAAtggcaaatatttcattttgttcgATTAATGATTGCTTTCCATTCATTTTCAGCTTCTACAAATATCATACAAGTTTTTTGCTCTACTTCGTACCATGTATGCCAAGTAGAATTCATTTTCGAGGGAAGAATATTAGAATCCTGTTGGTCAACTTTGTCGTGGAAATTAAATATAGTAATTAATCGTTTAGTTAGTGTCTGTATGATTAAATTTTAGTATGggatataaatttaaaaagatgTAACAGTGAATTGAAGCTATAATTATTAGATTAGATATGATTATTTCTTGaagaaatacacaaaaaaacattaacaaacaaaaataacaaattttaacaaaaattgtattgCAAGATCTTCCATTAGATTTCTTAGAAAAATGTCGACTATTTTAGTTGGTTAACCAAAAAGTTGGTATGGTCATTATAATAATCCTTTCCTTTATCCTTTCTTTTTATGTTAATGATTTAATGTATTATAAtgattttcttatttgtttttaagttcCGAATCCCAACATATTTGATCAAAAGGAGGAGTTTGTTGGTATGGTGAAGCTGTTGGTTAAAGTTAAATGGTTTCATGTGGcaagtattttttgtttggtttatttctactttagtttttttgttggtttgacATTCTTTTTGCCCTTTATCATACAGAATGTGCGCCAAATAGAGAGATGTCCAGCGCTAAATCTCAATCCTTTCAAAGGCTTAACTGACTCCTCTGACTTAATTATGCAAACGCATGCCCACACATCATTGTAGCGAAAAAAGGGTTCAgggtttttctcttttttgcttagagatatgtttttgttttttttttctttttgttggctGTTTGTTcagcatatgtacatatgtttgtatgtagatatttatgtattttgttgaAAATGCAAGGCGTAAGCTCAAACAGTTGAAGAGCAAATCtgtaacaaaagaaaattgaaaaaggaaaagcgGCAAATActcgcctttttttttttgcaagtaCATTTTACGCTCGGTTGCTTCAAAGTTGTACTTATGAGTTttccgttgttgttgttgttgttgctgttacaCACTATGCTAGACTTGCCCACTACCCGCTTCGCATGGTATCTAATGCAGTGCAAGAGGAGAACTTGATACATAGGGATCATGGGGAATGGAGGGCAGCAAGTAGACGGAACGGCTGAGCGGATCTACGCACTCAACAATATTAGCAATTTATGCGCTGAAGTGTGCCACGATGACGACGAGTGGAGCTCGATTGTGCCTCTAGCTGAGCTGGACGAAAAGCCCAGGCCAAtccgacaaaaaaaaaaccattccTCCACACACCGTTGGCATGACCAGCCACGATTACACTTTTCCTcttcatatttttctttttgtgtgtgttggttaTGCCAGAGGCTTTTCTTTTCGCATGTGTGAGatgaaatatatgaaaatgttttatgtGATTTTGACGAATTTTTACCATCACCTGccctgcaaaaaaaaactaacgcTGCAACCACGtgcataaaatatattaaaaaatctctatatattttatttttagcccATGGTATGACaattttttgtacatttttttccagcactacgagttttcttatttctttttgaaacacatattttttttttttgtttgtgtgagtgtgtgtatgtgagggGATATTTTTAGGggatttatttttcatttttatgaaatttttataaagCTCGCAAATGTGTTACATTTAATTTCTGGTCACGTTCCCTGTGATTTTcaaatggcaacaaaagaaaaagatggggggagaaaaaaaaactttcaatatCTTACCTATTTTCCATAATTCAAGTCAGGGAAATCTTGTTTATTTACCTATGtcaatttatgtattttgctTTCAAAACTAATTCCAAGCGTTAGCAAAGAACAAGCAGGTCATATCAATTGTGTCTCATGTCAGCCGGGATAATCGTTGCGGGGGAACCAAGGGCCAAATTGTTAATACTAACTCTATTAGCAGTGTGCcggaaatataaatttattgaaatacaTTCACAATATTAAAGCTTTTGATGGGCCTTGTTAACATTTGTAATTGTGTTAATTGCTCCATGCTATTTCAATCACAATCAATGACACATTTTTATGGTAAACACAATACAAGTAGAGCAAAAGTTAAAGAGAGATTTTTAATATTGGTTTAATTCCATTTTTTCCCCTTCTCTCACTTATCAAAACGTGCAAATAACTCAACAGCCGGGATAGATACAAACATAAAAGCGTTGGCTTTGGCATCTCCCCAGCTGGCGTTGGGGCGTGTTCAATGACCAAATAtgcccacacacatacacaataACAAATGgtaaaaacacacacagtcGGGAAAAAAGtagaataaaatgaaaataaactgTTGGCAtttgtgtaaaaaaaaaagtaaggaACAAAAGCAAAGGCAAACGACAAACGacaaacgaaaaagaaaaaaaaaattgacccAATCGATGGGCAAACTCTTTCAGTGCATTATTGTTGTCGCATTTTGGgcattttgctttgttttttcaaTTAGCTGCcattaaattgaattcaaatattGAAACAATATGTTGCCTCGATTTCCTCTTAGCCTGGGCCCCCCCCAGGCCCCCGCGAAACCCTGCCAGTTGGGCTCACATTCAGGCCAGGGATTTTAGTTTCAGCTTAGCATTTGCCCTTTGCCCTTTCTACCTCACTTCCTCACTCTTTCGAACTGTTGGTGTGATTTATTGATTTCGAGTgcaattttttctgtttttcgtggatctcaattttgttgtttttgctgttgttgtcaaAAAGTTGACTGCGGCAAGTATtgccattttccattttcctcttttttcttttctgtttttttcgATAGCACGCTTCAGTGTccacaaaaaatgtttataaaaatttctaTGCAAATTTGAAAGTAACAAAATCGAAAAGCAAATAACCAGTAGGCTTTTTGTAACACCGACTGAAAGATACCCTTTAATAGATAGTTGGAAACCCTTTGCCTCCCTCATTAGTTTATTTTCATTGTGTAATTGTTGCAAAGTTTACTTTTATGTCAAGTCAAATAGACTTGGCTTGGACAAGGAGAGCGATTTGAGTTCTTTGATTGACTCTTTGATAGAGTATTATATTGTCTGTTGTTTCTGtgtcacaattttttttttgttctcgtGTGAAATATTTCACTCTGGGCTTTGGGTAAAAGCCTAAAAATATAGTTTGGCTGCTAATGTTACTTATACGCACTGTGGGCTTATGTTTGCATTAGCCAAAATGGCTTCACATTTCATGAAAATAATTCATACAATCTATCAAGCGACTTTCTTTTGTCCGCTCAGAGTTATGACACAGTTTTGTTAATGTCAATCGAATgattagatttttttttgtctatacCACATAGACCTTAATATTGCTTTTTGCCTTATTGATTTTGGTTGCCATAAATATTACTTAACTAAATAATTGCTAACCATTTGTGACAAAAAATCCTATATCATTTGATTTGAGAAATGTTTGAATGGCTAATTGCTAGTTTAAGTCAATGAATGACAACATATCGAGGGGGAACCAAGCGCAAATTTTCGTTTCATTTAACTAGCAAGCAAAGAACGGAAGAGTAAAGCAACTAAAATGAAGGAAGGGAAGTGAATGCATAAGTAGAGCTTAGGCCCTAAGTAGGTTGCCGGGCCGCACACAAAGCGGCCGCAAAGACACGCCGCTTGTATGGGCAAAGATAAGCAGTTGGATTTCATTTGCTCATTACTCAACAGCTTACAGTGAGATGGAAAAGGAGGCAAGCATATAGCACTGACTGTCTGACGGTTGGTTGGGTTGGCTGGGTGAGAGAAATAAATACTGAAATGGGCACATAAGAAATGCATGTGCACATTATTCATTTTTTACGCAGGATTACAACATAACGGCGCCAACGACGACAAGGTACACCCATCTAACCATCTACATACAAACATTctcacatatgtacatatatacatagactTGTATGTACGTAAAAAGTTCTTTGAAGAAAATTTACTTACCAAGTTGAGCTGGTAGAGGGGAGAAAGGGTctcgctgctgctgcaacgGAAACGGAAGCGACATCCAAGTTTATGTTAAAGTTTGATGCAAAAACCCACACACTCTCTCACCTATCTAAGTAGCTGTGTGAAGCTGAAGAAAGTTTCAGTGGGTATTCCATCCTGCTAACTTCTCTACCT is a window encoding:
- the LOC6647843 gene encoding odorant receptor 85c; the protein is MDNFLKYANFFYKAVGIEPYARRTQSSGDALRKSIVYWANVINLSVIVFGEVVYVGIAFASNRPVEAIMVMSYIGFVAVGMSKMIIVWLKKPDLSKIMDELHELYPRGEVKQREYKLERYLRSCSRISLTFSTLYSVLIWTYNLFSIMQFLIYELWLQSRVVGQTLPYLMYTPWNWEGNWTYYVMLFCQNFAGYTSAAGQISTDLLLVAVATQVVMHFDYLARSIEGHELAGNWETDSRFLSDSVQYHERLFSLASGLNDIFGVPLLLNFMISSFVICFVGFQMTVGVPPDLMVKLVLFLVSSLCQILLICYYGQLIADSSSGISWAAYKQNWNYADVRYRRALAFIIARAQKPAYLRATIFMRITMGTMTDLLQISYKFFALLRTMYAK